From one Sulfurovum sp. UBA12169 genomic stretch:
- a CDS encoding ATP-dependent DNA helicase RecG: MEEAKELFKKLKIHTLLDLALIVPASYTDTTLSNSLEIGKVNTLEAKVEEVSVFAGKFRVSFRLIRSGKKLSSTFFHSTPYHHKRFSIGSNHIIQGRLEEHRGYLQMPQPKSIKEAGKITPKYKTLLKESEIGILIASYINERNLYSEGLDSHEVATLLRIHFPKTLEEVYQGGRVTSQNTRALKFVEAYNHLKKLKGKRIDFPALHALDGEIKSFVENLPFILTPEQHKVIDQIQHDIAKKDKAAKRMVVGDVGSGKTMVILACAMMSCPHKSILMAPTSLLALQLYEEACKYLPKKIKIALVMQGKEEGKYQEADFIIGTHALLYKEDLPQAALVMVDEQHRFGSKQRQRLESLVGSQEKKPHFIQFSATPIPRTQAMMESELIDVSLITTTPFEREVVTKTIGKHDFGHLLGHIKEEIAQQHQVLIIYPLVQESSEVPYQSLEEARRFWEERFERVYVTHGKDKEKEEILLRFREKGNILLATTVVEVGISLPRLTLIVIVGAERLGLATLHQLRGRVGRNGLKSWCYLYSNAKGENIRLERFAQTTNGFDIAKLDLQFRNSGDILDGTIQSGQKFKWLDLAHDEDIVKKAKDRLKNIENKKQ, encoded by the coding sequence ATGGAAGAAGCAAAAGAACTTTTTAAAAAACTAAAAATCCATACTTTGCTTGACCTTGCTCTTATTGTTCCCGCCTCCTATACAGACACAACACTCTCAAATTCTTTAGAAATCGGCAAAGTAAATACCCTTGAAGCCAAAGTAGAAGAAGTAAGTGTTTTTGCGGGAAAATTTCGTGTTTCATTTAGGCTTATACGTTCAGGCAAAAAGCTCTCTTCCACTTTTTTTCATTCGACACCGTATCATCATAAGCGATTTTCAATCGGAAGCAATCATATTATCCAAGGGCGTCTTGAGGAGCACAGAGGGTATTTGCAAATGCCGCAACCCAAATCCATTAAAGAAGCCGGGAAAATCACCCCTAAGTATAAAACATTGCTTAAGGAGAGTGAGATCGGCATATTGATTGCATCTTATATAAATGAGAGAAATCTTTACAGCGAAGGATTGGATAGTCATGAAGTAGCCACTTTGCTGCGCATTCATTTTCCTAAAACCTTAGAAGAAGTGTATCAAGGCGGAAGAGTAACGTCACAGAACACAAGGGCGCTTAAATTTGTAGAAGCCTACAATCATCTAAAAAAACTCAAAGGAAAACGTATTGATTTTCCGGCTTTGCATGCATTGGATGGAGAAATTAAATCTTTTGTGGAAAATCTCCCTTTTATTTTAACACCTGAGCAGCATAAAGTGATCGATCAAATACAACATGACATAGCCAAAAAAGATAAAGCTGCCAAACGAATGGTGGTGGGAGATGTGGGGTCAGGAAAGACAATGGTGATACTTGCCTGTGCGATGATGTCTTGCCCTCATAAAAGTATTTTGATGGCTCCCACTTCACTTTTGGCGTTGCAACTCTATGAAGAAGCATGCAAATATTTACCCAAAAAAATAAAAATTGCTTTGGTGATGCAAGGAAAAGAAGAGGGAAAATATCAGGAAGCAGATTTTATCATCGGAACGCATGCGCTGCTTTATAAGGAAGATTTGCCTCAAGCGGCTTTAGTAATGGTGGATGAGCAGCATCGTTTTGGAAGCAAGCAGCGCCAAAGGCTAGAATCACTTGTGGGCAGTCAAGAGAAAAAGCCGCATTTTATTCAGTTTTCTGCTACCCCTATCCCAAGGACGCAAGCGATGATGGAGTCTGAGTTGATTGATGTAAGCCTTATCACCACTACGCCTTTTGAGAGAGAGGTAGTGACAAAAACCATAGGAAAGCATGATTTTGGGCACTTGCTTGGACATATCAAAGAGGAGATCGCACAACAGCATCAAGTGCTTATCATCTATCCTTTGGTTCAAGAGAGCAGCGAAGTGCCCTACCAATCCTTAGAAGAAGCCAGAAGATTTTGGGAAGAACGGTTTGAGCGTGTGTACGTGACACACGGTAAAGATAAAGAAAAAGAAGAGATACTGCTGAGGTTTAGAGAAAAGGGAAATATTCTTTTAGCCACAACAGTGGTGGAGGTGGGTATCTCTTTGCCAAGATTGACATTGATTGTAATTGTGGGAGCTGAGAGATTGGGACTTGCTACATTGCATCAACTCAGAGGAAGAGTGGGGCGCAATGGACTGAAAAGCTGGTGCTATCTTTACAGTAATGCCAAGGGTGAAAATATAAGACTGGAACGTTTTGCACAAACCACAAACGGTTTTGATATAGCCAAGCTTGACTTGCAGTTTCGTAACAGCGGTGATATACTTGACGGAACGATACAAAGCGGCCAGAAGTTTAAATGGCTGGATTTGGCACACGATGAAGATATTGTAAAAAAAGCCAAAGACAGACTTAAAAATATTGAAAATAAAAAGCAATAA
- the raiA gene encoding ribosomal subunit interface protein has protein sequence MNKSITGRHFDLTEPIKEYADIALEGLKKYNLDIISANTIISANEKGGKKGFAVEFIINLKDKNTIVVTQVDKDVYAAIDLAIERVKKSLRRFSDKIKNHKIMSFKDLGEGAEAVGELTAEEVEIVPMDLELHKPLEFDEAIDALKAEKKRQFIVFNDQEGQMRVMYKRADGKFGLY, from the coding sequence ATGAATAAAAGTATTACAGGAAGACATTTTGACTTAACTGAACCTATCAAGGAGTATGCAGATATTGCGCTTGAGGGGCTTAAAAAATACAATCTTGATATCATATCGGCAAATACAATTATCTCGGCAAATGAAAAAGGCGGAAAAAAAGGTTTTGCTGTCGAATTCATCATAAATCTGAAAGACAAAAATACCATTGTTGTCACACAAGTAGACAAAGATGTGTATGCGGCGATCGATTTGGCAATAGAGAGAGTAAAAAAATCGCTCAGAAGATTTTCAGATAAAATCAAAAATCATAAAATCATGAGCTTTAAAGACCTAGGAGAAGGTGCAGAAGCAGTTGGTGAACTTACCGCAGAAGAGGTAGAGATCGTTCCTATGGATTTGGAACTTCACAAACCGCTTGAGTTTGATGAAGCTATCGATGCACTCAAAGCAGAGAAAAAAAGACAGTTCATTGTCTTTAACGACCAAGAGGGACAAATGCGCGTTATGTACAAAAGAGCGGACGGAAAATTCGGCCTTTATTAG
- a CDS encoding prepilin-type cleavage/methylation domain-containing protein: MKRSAFTLLELVMVIVVLGILAAVSLPKLDRDIKQEAADSILSDIRYTQHLALMDNKHDFDNPKWHQRFWRIVFGTCTGTDKYYMIGTDDDTESATNALFDKTEAAIDPANGKPMFWINGSACQNGGDGTVSERIFISKQYGIKAVTPSGGCTNAAHIGFDHLGRPHAGFSTSTQPNHSSIMTTDCQFTFTLSDNTNFSITIEKETGYAYISDQPES, translated from the coding sequence ATGAAAAGATCGGCATTTACATTACTTGAACTCGTCATGGTGATTGTAGTATTGGGAATTCTTGCAGCGGTATCGTTGCCAAAACTTGATCGCGACATCAAGCAAGAGGCTGCAGACAGCATCCTCTCAGACATCAGATACACCCAGCATCTTGCGCTCATGGACAACAAACATGATTTCGATAATCCAAAATGGCACCAACGGTTTTGGAGGATCGTTTTTGGCACCTGCACAGGAACCGACAAATACTATATGATAGGAACCGACGATGACACGGAATCAGCAACCAATGCTCTTTTTGACAAAACAGAAGCGGCGATCGATCCTGCCAACGGCAAACCGATGTTTTGGATAAACGGTTCGGCGTGTCAAAACGGAGGAGACGGTACCGTAAGCGAAAGGATTTTCATCAGTAAACAGTACGGCATAAAAGCCGTTACTCCCTCAGGCGGATGCACCAATGCCGCCCATATAGGGTTTGATCATTTAGGAAGACCGCATGCAGGCTTTTCAACCTCTACTCAGCCAAATCACAGCAGCATTATGACAACAGATTGTCAATTTACCTTTACCCTTTCAGACAATACAAATTTTAGCATCACTATAGAAAAAGAGACGGGTTACGCCTACATCAGCGATCAGCCGGAATCCTAA
- a CDS encoding prepilin-type cleavage/methylation domain-containing protein translates to MKIRTLHSAFTLLEVTIVITILGIVASLASELIAQVYQSYILQRAEHRAALKTELAATQIANRLRYAIPGTVIRRVDTTGAPEEISTSMAHNPDDYTVLQWVAYDGDGFEAITSDANRKPGWSGFCDVDASTAHTIQTPGSNLELAKTIIENLSDHNKTIADAALYFPQDPPVAHGISGETGETLTLDGNASKIAEHYKLAWSSYALVVENGDLYLYYNFAPLPNATIGITKSLLLKNVSTFKFQGAGRTVRFKICRDENIGDEFNITSCKEKAVF, encoded by the coding sequence ATGAAAATACGCACACTTCATTCGGCATTTACTCTTTTAGAAGTGACGATCGTCATTACCATACTTGGTATTGTCGCCTCTTTGGCCTCCGAACTGATTGCCCAGGTTTATCAAAGTTATATTTTGCAGCGTGCAGAGCACCGCGCCGCACTAAAAACAGAACTTGCGGCCACCCAAATCGCTAACCGCCTGCGCTATGCCATCCCCGGGACAGTCATACGAAGAGTGGACACAACAGGCGCGCCCGAAGAAATTAGTACCTCCATGGCACATAATCCTGATGATTACACCGTATTGCAATGGGTTGCCTATGACGGTGATGGTTTTGAAGCCATAACGTCGGATGCAAACCGAAAACCCGGATGGAGCGGTTTTTGCGATGTGGATGCGAGTACCGCCCATACGATCCAAACTCCCGGGTCCAACCTTGAACTGGCCAAGACGATCATCGAAAACCTCTCCGATCACAACAAAACGATCGCGGATGCAGCCCTTTATTTTCCGCAGGACCCTCCCGTTGCGCACGGGATCAGCGGCGAGACCGGTGAGACGCTTACGCTTGATGGCAATGCTTCAAAAATTGCAGAGCATTATAAACTGGCATGGAGTTCCTACGCGCTCGTTGTGGAAAACGGCGATCTTTATCTTTACTACAATTTTGCTCCCCTGCCAAATGCTACGATCGGCATCACAAAATCGCTTCTGCTCAAAAACGTCAGCACCTTTAAATTTCAAGGTGCGGGCCGGACCGTGCGATTTAAAATCTGCAGGGATGAAAATATCGGCGATGAGTTCAATATCACCTCTTGCAAAGAAAAGGCGGTATTCTGA